In a single window of the Eshraghiella crossota genome:
- a CDS encoding stage III sporulation protein AE, which yields MKIILISFFMIMLVPVRIFATEEADPLSVYDFSDINSVLKDDNAFNFEDCVREIIKGDFDTGFSGLFDMFLSAIFSELANEKAIIIKLIVVGLTAALFSNIAFTVLSGKISETGFYITYLALIVCMLSGYTIVAEIVKNTMDRLSSFMEAVTPVYILSIGFSTGESTATAFYQVVIMVITLIEKVLINFIIPMIYTYMITGLINNMANGTLFTKAGELIKTIIEWTLKSLMTFVIGINVIRSLISPIVDSMKVGTMWKVMQSIPGIGNTLNSVSSVVFASGTLIKNGIGISAMIAILVICFIPVVKTSVIAISYKGVSAILEPVSDKRIVNSINTIHISFCLMLKTLLYATVFFILTIAIICASTNLNVG from the coding sequence ATGAAAATAATTTTAATTTCTTTTTTTATGATAATGCTTGTTCCTGTAAGAATCTTTGCAACAGAAGAAGCCGATCCGCTCTCCGTGTATGATTTCAGCGATATAAATTCCGTGTTAAAAGATGACAACGCCTTTAATTTTGAGGACTGTGTCAGGGAGATTATAAAAGGTGATTTTGATACGGGATTTTCGGGATTGTTTGATATGTTTTTATCTGCAATATTTTCAGAGCTTGCCAATGAAAAGGCAATCATAATCAAATTGATTGTTGTCGGACTTACGGCAGCCTTATTTTCCAATATAGCCTTTACCGTATTGTCAGGGAAAATATCGGAGACAGGCTTTTACATAACTTATCTGGCACTTATTGTATGTATGTTGTCAGGATATACCATTGTTGCGGAAATCGTTAAAAATACTATGGACAGACTTTCGTCTTTTATGGAAGCGGTAACACCGGTGTATATTCTGTCGATTGGTTTTTCAACGGGAGAAAGTACGGCAACGGCTTTTTATCAGGTTGTAATAATGGTAATAACATTGATTGAAAAGGTGCTTATTAATTTTATAATTCCGATGATTTATACATATATGATTACAGGATTAATTAACAACATGGCTAACGGTACACTTTTTACCAAAGCGGGAGAATTAATAAAAACAATTATTGAGTGGACGCTAAAATCACTTATGACTTTTGTAATAGGAATTAATGTAATAAGAAGCCTTATAAGCCCAATAGTTGACTCTATGAAAGTTGGAACGATGTGGAAGGTCATGCAGTCCATTCCGGGAATCGGAAATACGTTAAACAGCGTTTCATCAGTTGTGTTTGCCTCCGGAACCCTTATAAAAAACGGTATAGGAATTTCGGCTATGATTGCCATTCTTGTAATATGTTTTATACCTGTTGTCAAAACCTCGGTAATCGCAATCAGCTATAAGGGAGTATCGGCTATTCTTGAACCTGTATCCGATAAAAGGATAGTCAACAGCATTAACACAATTCATATAAGTTTCTGCCTTATGTTAAAGACTTTATTGTATGCAACCGTTTTTTTCATACTGACAATCGCAATTATATGTGCATCAACCAATCTGAATGTGGGATAA
- a CDS encoding stage III sporulation AC/AD family protein, whose product MEILKITLIGITGVILAILLKQWKSDFSMYISIATSFLIFVLVSSKIQYIINAFNTFNKFLDSNGSYVGLLLKMAGITYVSEFASGICKDSGYTAVASQIEIFARISMLVISLPVVITLLETIGGL is encoded by the coding sequence ATGGAAATATTAAAAATTACACTTATAGGAATTACGGGAGTGATTCTTGCAATTTTACTTAAACAATGGAAAAGTGATTTTTCTATGTACATATCAATAGCTACATCTTTTCTGATTTTTGTACTTGTAAGCTCCAAAATACAATACATCATAAATGCATTTAATACCTTTAATAAATTCCTTGATTCTAATGGCAGTTATGTGGGACTGTTGCTGAAAATGGCAGGAATTACCTATGTTTCGGAGTTTGCCTCCGGCATATGTAAAGACAGTGGGTATACCGCAGTAGCATCACAGATAGAAATATTTGCAAGAATTTCAATGCTTGTTATTTCACTTCCTGTAGTGATCACACTTCTTGAGACAATAGGCGGGTTGTAA
- the spoIIIAC gene encoding stage III sporulation protein AC, translating into MEVELIFKIAAVGILVSVISQILKHSGREEHAFLTSLAGLLLVLYWIIPYISQLFSSIKDMFSL; encoded by the coding sequence ATGGAAGTTGAATTAATCTTTAAGATTGCGGCAGTAGGAATACTTGTCTCGGTAATCAGCCAGATATTGAAACACAGCGGAAGGGAAGAACACGCATTCCTTACAAGTCTTGCGGGACTTTTACTTGTTCTGTACTGGATTATTCCCTATATAAGTCAGTTATTCAGTTCAATAAAGGATATGTTTTCATTATAA
- a CDS encoding stage III sporulation protein AB: protein MLKIAGIIIIMISTTLYGYRMSLDLKAEYNELLEIKKMMFLLKGEIAYGSCTINEALANISTRCGMNIDNILENIASDTEGNFYENWEQKWNDGFLNMHLSKNIKADILNFKDVLGLADKSGELSQIDLFLSRLQNEIDNTENILPQKCRMYRCLAVGAGIILSIIII from the coding sequence ATGCTTAAAATAGCAGGAATTATCATTATAATGATATCCACAACTTTATACGGTTACAGGATGTCACTTGATTTAAAAGCAGAGTATAACGAATTACTTGAAATTAAAAAAATGATGTTTTTACTGAAAGGTGAAATAGCCTATGGTTCTTGTACGATTAACGAAGCCCTTGCCAACATTTCAACGAGATGCGGCATGAATATAGACAATATTTTAGAAAATATTGCTTCCGATACAGAAGGTAATTTTTATGAAAACTGGGAACAGAAGTGGAATGATGGTTTTTTAAATATGCACCTTTCAAAAAATATAAAAGCGGACATCCTTAATTTTAAAGATGTTCTGGGTCTTGCTGATAAATCAGGAGAACTTTCACAAATAGATTTATTTTTATCACGTTTGCAGAATGAAATAGATAATACTGAAAATATTCTGCCACAAAAGTGCAGAATGTACAGATGTCTGGCAGTGGGTGCAGGTATTATTTTATCGATAATAATAATATAG
- the spoIIIAA gene encoding stage III sporulation protein AA, translating into MKRIDNVINYLPKDIKNVIETHSDKDKITEIRLRINRPLEVKFRCSCCFIDKIIVTKTTIKEIMDKICNYSLYAYEDDIKRGFITVKGGNRVGICGKAVIENGHVTTLKNISSLNIRVANEIKGCGEQYIKYITDNNSICNTIIVSPPGCGKTTLLRDIIRLLSDGYGNRGFNISVIDERNEISATDLGIPENDVGMRTDVMINNKTEGIIMALRSMAPEIIAVDEIGSDKDINVLNKAITCGCKILASIHADNLEEYMQKNIQFFKRIIILSKKNGPGTLEGIYNERGEQIDA; encoded by the coding sequence ATGAAACGTATTGACAACGTAATAAATTATTTACCCAAAGATATAAAAAATGTCATAGAAACCCACAGTGACAAAGATAAAATAACCGAAATCAGACTGAGGATTAACAGACCTTTGGAAGTAAAATTCAGGTGTTCCTGTTGTTTTATTGATAAAATTATTGTAACCAAGACAACAATAAAAGAAATTATGGACAAGATATGTAATTATTCACTCTACGCATACGAGGATGATATAAAACGCGGGTTTATTACCGTTAAAGGCGGCAATCGTGTAGGAATATGCGGTAAAGCGGTAATTGAAAACGGACATGTTACAACTTTAAAAAACATTTCATCCTTAAATATCAGGGTAGCCAATGAGATAAAGGGCTGCGGTGAACAATACATAAAATATATTACTGACAATAACAGCATCTGCAATACTATAATAGTTTCGCCTCCGGGATGTGGGAAAACCACACTTTTAAGAGATATTATCCGCCTTTTATCGGATGGTTATGGTAACAGAGGTTTTAATATATCGGTTATAGACGAAAGAAACGAGATTTCAGCAACGGATTTAGGAATTCCTGAAAATGACGTTGGGATGCGGACAGATGTAATGATTAATAACAAAACCGAAGGAATAATTATGGCACTTAGAAGTATGGCTCCTGAAATAATAGCTGTTGATGAAATAGGAAGTGACAAAGACATTAATGTATTAAATAAAGCAATTACCTGTGGATGTAAAATTCTTGCCAGCATCCACGCCGATAATTTAGAAGAGTATATGCAGAAGAACATTCAATTTTTTAAACGGATTATAATTCTGTCAAAGAAAAACGGGCCGGGAACACTTGAGGGAATATATAACGAAAGGGGTGAACAAATAGATGCTTAA
- a CDS encoding DUF368 domain-containing protein, producing MKFIFDIIKGIFIGIANIIPGVSGGTMAVSMGVYDKLINSINSIIKDFKKSFLTLLPLVIGMIGGIGIFSYIIPYSLSHYAFQTCMCFTGLIVGGIPQIIGNASDALKKEERKMRFTHVIAFVVLAALAVIMAVANGNNSGPSVITVDFKNIVILVAIGIVAAATMIVPGVSGSLVLMILGYYSGIIGTIRDFISSLKNLNWSGLGHCVAVLVPFAIGCIVGILLISKLISWLFKKFESVTYCAILGLIAASPFAIFYKMEKCTFSAVNIIVGIVLFAVACAFTYLFSKKTKSTN from the coding sequence ATGAAATTTATTTTTGACATCATCAAAGGAATTTTTATTGGTATAGCCAATATTATTCCCGGAGTAAGCGGAGGAACCATGGCTGTTTCAATGGGCGTTTATGATAAATTAATCAATTCCATTAACAGTATCATAAAAGATTTTAAGAAATCTTTTCTCACTCTTCTCCCACTTGTTATAGGCATGATTGGCGGAATCGGAATTTTCTCATATATAATTCCATACAGCCTGTCACATTACGCTTTCCAGACATGTATGTGTTTTACCGGACTTATAGTCGGGGGAATACCACAGATAATAGGCAATGCTTCCGATGCCCTTAAAAAAGAAGAAAGAAAAATGAGATTTACCCATGTTATAGCTTTTGTCGTACTTGCAGCACTTGCGGTTATAATGGCAGTTGCAAACGGAAACAATTCCGGACCTTCCGTTATTACTGTTGATTTTAAAAATATTGTTATTCTTGTGGCAATAGGTATTGTTGCTGCCGCTACAATGATTGTTCCTGGCGTAAGCGGTTCGCTGGTCCTTATGATACTTGGTTATTATTCCGGAATTATCGGTACAATAAGAGATTTTATTTCATCCCTTAAGAATCTTAACTGGAGCGGTTTAGGACATTGCGTTGCGGTTCTTGTACCTTTTGCAATCGGATGTATAGTGGGAATTCTTCTTATTTCCAAACTTATTTCATGGTTGTTTAAAAAATTTGAATCAGTTACATATTGTGCAATTCTGGGACTTATAGCAGCCTCTCCTTTTGCTATATTCTATAAGATGGAAAAATGTACTTTTTCAGCTGTAAATATCATTGTAGGCATTGTTTTATTTGCCGTGGCATGTGCATTTACATATCTTTTCTCAAAGAAAACCAAATCTACAAATTAA
- a CDS encoding ABC transporter permease codes for MKKALIKDTFREIKKSFGRFISIFGIVLVGVAFFTGVKSSARYMKYSADTYFDNNNLFDLKMYSNVGFDDADIEKLGKTEGIDRIEGVTSIDVITNVHDNDETVQIFSYDFSSDDNLNKITLTEGRFPKNPGECVIRDYGIAREPIELGTELAIKDDNLKSTSYKVVGKVSTPYYLSYQYDTTTVGSGKISDVLFISEDEFTGDRYTVLFATVKGAKDEYCYGDTYFDIVTPVKEKVIENADDLSEKYAMLGGYTFYALDRNSHYSFVDYKNCGDRMDAIAKVFPAFFYLVAALVCLTTMTRMVDEQRGGIGTLKALGYNKVSIAGKYITYALLASLAGGVLGCVLGLLTFPRIIFNAWNVVYTVADFTEVPQISMCVLAIMIAVLINVLATFASCFSMLTETPALLLRPKSPKNGKKVLLEHIPFIWKHFNFTKKVTARNILRYKKRFFMTITGIAGCTALILAGFGIKNSISKVTSDQYGTIFAYDIAGEFSEASDKDSFYDEYKENKNIKDIYIMTSHMGTAKKSESEDTTKNVTIVSVDDGKRYSGFTGLTYHTSKETAVIPEDGALVTYKLAKDFNLKENDNVSVTIDDRTYEFKIGGIVDMYVGQYVFVNDRYYKEVTGSEPDKNYFIANLNIKGDKEQQAFGSEMIEKYGVKSISYYNSISSDFNDTISSLSIITVILIISAGLLAFVVLYNLINVNLSERIREIATIKVLGFYDKEVANYVYRENIILSIIGAIIGLGLGKILHSYIMTVIEMDDVIFPKMIFWYSYIISFAITIVFGIIVNLTMYNKLKKIPMVESLKSVE; via the coding sequence ATGAAGAAAGCATTGATAAAAGATACCTTCAGGGAAATTAAAAAAAGCTTCGGCAGATTCATATCGATTTTTGGTATTGTGCTTGTAGGTGTGGCTTTCTTTACAGGCGTAAAATCGTCGGCACGATATATGAAATACTCGGCGGATACATACTTTGACAACAACAATCTTTTTGATTTAAAGATGTATTCCAATGTTGGATTTGACGATGCGGATATAGAAAAACTTGGCAAAACAGAGGGCATAGACAGGATAGAGGGTGTTACAAGCATTGATGTAATTACCAATGTCCATGATAATGATGAGACTGTACAGATATTTTCCTACGATTTCTCATCAGACGATAACCTCAATAAAATCACATTGACAGAGGGCAGGTTTCCCAAAAATCCCGGAGAATGTGTTATTAGGGACTACGGAATTGCAAGAGAACCCATAGAGCTTGGAACAGAGCTTGCAATTAAAGACGATAACCTTAAGAGTACCTCATATAAAGTTGTAGGAAAGGTCTCAACACCATACTACCTGTCATATCAATATGATACAACAACCGTAGGAAGCGGTAAAATTTCCGATGTTCTTTTCATATCAGAAGATGAATTTACAGGTGACAGATATACAGTCCTTTTTGCTACAGTTAAAGGTGCAAAAGATGAATATTGCTACGGTGATACGTATTTTGATATTGTTACACCTGTTAAAGAAAAAGTAATTGAAAATGCAGATGATCTTTCTGAAAAATATGCCATGCTTGGCGGTTATACTTTTTACGCCCTTGACAGAAATTCCCACTATTCCTTTGTTGATTATAAGAACTGTGGAGACAGAATGGATGCAATAGCCAAAGTATTTCCGGCATTCTTTTATCTCGTGGCAGCTCTTGTATGTCTCACAACCATGACAAGAATGGTTGATGAACAGCGAGGCGGAATAGGTACCTTAAAAGCACTTGGATATAATAAAGTAAGCATTGCAGGCAAATACATAACCTATGCGCTTTTGGCATCTTTAGCAGGCGGAGTGCTTGGATGTGTGCTTGGACTTTTAACTTTCCCAAGAATTATATTTAACGCATGGAATGTTGTATATACTGTGGCAGATTTTACAGAAGTTCCCCAGATTTCCATGTGCGTGCTTGCTATTATGATTGCGGTTCTTATAAACGTACTTGCAACATTTGCTTCATGCTTCTCAATGCTTACAGAGACTCCGGCATTGCTTTTAAGACCTAAGTCACCTAAGAATGGTAAAAAAGTATTATTAGAGCATATACCATTTATCTGGAAGCATTTTAACTTCACGAAGAAAGTAACCGCAAGAAATATTTTACGTTATAAAAAGAGATTTTTTATGACTATAACGGGAATTGCAGGATGTACGGCGCTGATACTTGCAGGTTTCGGTATAAAAAACAGTATTTCAAAAGTTACGTCTGACCAGTATGGAACTATTTTTGCCTATGATATTGCAGGTGAATTCAGTGAAGCGAGTGACAAAGACTCCTTTTATGATGAATATAAAGAAAATAAGAATATCAAAGACATTTATATTATGACATCCCATATGGGAACCGCTAAAAAAAGCGAATCAGAGGATACCACTAAGAATGTGACGATTGTCAGTGTTGATGACGGAAAAAGGTATTCCGGTTTTACAGGTCTTACATATCACACAAGCAAAGAAACTGCGGTTATTCCTGAAGACGGTGCCTTGGTAACTTATAAATTGGCAAAAGATTTTAATCTTAAAGAAAATGACAACGTATCAGTAACCATTGATGACCGAACCTATGAATTTAAAATAGGTGGAATTGTTGATATGTATGTAGGCCAGTATGTATTTGTAAATGACAGATATTATAAAGAAGTAACAGGCAGCGAACCTGATAAAAATTATTTTATCGCAAATTTAAACATTAAAGGCGATAAAGAACAGCAGGCCTTTGGTTCAGAAATGATTGAGAAATACGGTGTAAAATCAATTTCGTATTATAACAGTATTTCCTCTGATTTTAATGATACAATATCTTCACTCAGCATAATTACCGTAATTCTCATTATATCGGCAGGTCTTTTAGCATTTGTCGTATTATATAATCTTATAAATGTTAATCTATCAGAGAGAATACGAGAAATTGCCACTATAAAAGTCCTTGGCTTTTATGATAAAGAGGTTGCCAATTATGTATACAGGGAAAATATTATTTTAAGTATAATAGGTGCAATTATCGGACTTGGACTTGGCAAAATACTTCATAGTTATATAATGACCGTAATTGAAATGGATGATGTGATTTTTCCAAAGATGATTTTCTGGTATTCATACATAATATCATTTGCTATAACCATTGTATTTGGAATAATCGTTAACTTAACAATGTATAACAAATTAAAAAAGATTCCTATGGTGGAATCCCTTAAATCAGTAGAATAG
- a CDS encoding ABC transporter ATP-binding protein, producing MSYIELKDVKKIYKMGEVNINALSGVNFSVEKGEFVIIAGASGAGKSTILNILGGMDTPTSGEIIVDGCNISNYNARQLTTYRRYDIGFVFQFYNLVQNLTVRENIEMATQICKNPLDIDEVIKAVGLEERKTNFPAQLSGGEQQRVAIARALAKNPKILLCDEPTGALDYNTGKSILKLLYDTCRERNVTVIVITHNLALTAMGDKVIKVKNGLISEIEINENPIPVERIEW from the coding sequence ATGAGTTACATAGAGTTAAAAGACGTTAAAAAAATCTATAAAATGGGAGAAGTTAATATTAATGCCCTTTCAGGTGTTAATTTCTCTGTGGAAAAAGGAGAATTTGTAATAATCGCAGGTGCCAGCGGTGCAGGAAAAAGTACCATCCTTAATATCCTGGGAGGCATGGATACGCCCACATCGGGAGAGATTATTGTAGACGGCTGCAATATCAGTAATTACAATGCCAGACAGCTTACTACATACAGAAGATATGATATAGGCTTTGTTTTCCAGTTTTACAATTTGGTACAGAACCTTACCGTAAGGGAAAATATCGAAATGGCAACACAGATTTGTAAAAATCCTCTTGATATCGATGAAGTAATAAAAGCTGTAGGACTCGAAGAACGTAAGACCAACTTTCCTGCACAGCTTTCAGGCGGTGAACAGCAGCGAGTGGCAATAGCGAGAGCACTTGCAAAGAACCCTAAGATACTGCTTTGTGACGAACCTACGGGAGCACTTGATTATAATACAGGTAAATCAATTTTAAAGCTTCTATATGATACCTGCCGCGAAAGAAATGTAACGGTAATAGTAATTACCCACAATCTGGCACTTACGGCAATGGGCGATAAAGTAATAAAGGTAAAGAATGGACTTATATCGGAAATCGAAATCAACGAAAATCCTATACCTGTAGAAAGGATTGAGTGGTAA
- a CDS encoding lysophospholipid acyltransferase family protein produces the protein MKKVENIKILSMKEEAELSPEELITYYNSLKEYLLKRKYTNLTPGALHIGPKLKKITNKLATKVTKMFSSKNVKIISDGQENIPDGPVIFAHTHQGILDGFVWIPQIDRHCFILHGSDVNKLLLMCQYNTGLILTKKSMSGRDTDEKKKIVKKYNLNAKMDMIELLINGHSISYFPEGTWNLSPNKLHLPINIGFLDIAKKAGVPVIPVVHEFTYKSDSDKEKIEKVHSRFGKPICIDFNDNIFEKLKEYEEQISTMRWELIEEKGIYERKYISTEEYSRFLNGNYRNLKLGKLDIEKEQDNIFGAKDDFYKFHHINAVPVNEKGELEPTNEVKKIIKINEEHGIARPL, from the coding sequence ATGAAGAAAGTTGAGAATATTAAAATATTATCTATGAAAGAGGAAGCAGAATTAAGTCCCGAAGAATTAATAACATATTATAATAGCTTAAAAGAATATCTGCTAAAAAGAAAATATACAAACTTAACACCGGGCGCCTTACACATAGGTCCGAAATTAAAAAAAATAACAAATAAACTTGCAACAAAAGTAACAAAAATGTTTTCAAGTAAAAATGTTAAAATAATAAGTGATGGTCAAGAAAATATCCCTGATGGACCTGTTATTTTTGCTCATACTCATCAAGGAATATTGGATGGATTTGTGTGGATACCACAAATAGATAGACATTGTTTTATATTACACGGGTCTGATGTTAATAAGTTATTATTAATGTGTCAATATAATACAGGACTAATATTAACAAAAAAAAGTATGTCTGGCAGAGATACTGATGAAAAGAAAAAAATAGTTAAAAAATATAATCTAAACGCTAAAATGGATATGATTGAATTGTTAATAAATGGACATTCTATATCTTATTTTCCGGAAGGAACATGGAATTTATCGCCAAATAAATTACATTTACCCATTAATATAGGATTTTTAGATATAGCCAAAAAGGCAGGAGTACCTGTAATACCTGTTGTACATGAATTTACATATAAATCAGATTCTGACAAAGAAAAAATAGAAAAAGTTCATTCTAGATTTGGTAAACCAATATGTATAGATTTTAATGATAATATTTTTGAAAAATTAAAAGAGTATGAAGAACAAATTTCTACAATGCGTTGGGAACTAATAGAAGAAAAAGGAATATATGAAAGAAAATATATTTCCACTGAAGAATATTCAAGATTTCTGAACGGTAATTATAGAAATTTGAAATTAGGAAAATTGGATATTGAAAAGGAGCAAGATAATATTTTTGGAGCAAAAGACGATTTTTATAAATTCCATCATATTAATGCTGTACCGGTAAATGAAAAAGGGGAATTAGAACCAACAAACGAAGTAAAAAAAATTATAAAAATCAATGAAGAACATGGTATTGCCAGACCATTATGA
- a CDS encoding 1-acyl-sn-glycerol-3-phosphate acyltransferase: MKHNLFISKLNEKDVNHFTTDVGLFLRRKSHKLFRKLCNFFTHTKVIYTEKCNYDTDEEYYGTLNDGYISVSDYPISHNKNNVIVERYPQLKKDESYIFVGNHTCPEDIEIMLNVIDRNSYLILGSVESLKYNPEVYLSWLNGMIVFDVLDKTERSDLLPKMKRVLKTQSILIYPEGSHNYNPNKLINNLYDGSVNLALETGKGIVPIIMIKDDTENIAYVDVGNPIYITKPPVISKKFIKDMSLFLRDKMATSVWYLISRHIKTINRKEHLDIGAMFIERYLADTFKKLDWKHDVFDAEYLTKKTKEEREYEDVNKSLSKLILNEHNNQIYRENILKSMDIGKYDVVGNMRRRFVEKLKGFE; this comes from the coding sequence ATGAAACATAATTTATTTATAAGCAAATTGAATGAAAAAGATGTAAATCATTTTACAACGGATGTTGGTCTGTTTTTGCGGAGAAAATCGCATAAACTCTTTAGAAAATTATGTAATTTCTTTACACATACTAAAGTGATTTATACCGAAAAATGTAACTATGACACAGATGAAGAATATTACGGAACTTTAAATGACGGCTATATTTCCGTTTCGGATTATCCCATATCACATAATAAAAATAATGTTATTGTAGAAAGATATCCACAACTAAAAAAGGATGAAAGTTATATTTTTGTCGGTAATCATACATGCCCTGAAGATATAGAAATAATGCTTAATGTAATTGACAGAAATTCCTATCTGATACTAGGGTCAGTTGAATCACTTAAATATAATCCAGAGGTATATCTGTCATGGCTAAACGGAATGATTGTATTTGATGTTCTAGATAAAACAGAAAGAAGTGACCTGCTCCCAAAAATGAAAAGGGTATTAAAAACACAAAGTATTTTAATTTATCCTGAAGGTTCCCACAATTACAATCCTAATAAACTTATTAATAATTTGTATGACGGATCTGTTAATCTGGCATTAGAGACAGGAAAAGGTATCGTTCCAATAATAATGATAAAAGATGATACCGAAAATATAGCTTATGTTGATGTTGGTAACCCAATTTACATAACAAAACCACCTGTTATCAGCAAAAAGTTCATTAAGGATATGAGCCTGTTTCTTAGAGATAAAATGGCAACATCCGTTTGGTATTTAATATCAAGGCATATCAAAACAATTAACCGTAAAGAACATCTGGATATCGGTGCAATGTTTATAGAACGTTACCTTGCAGATACATTTAAAAAATTAGATTGGAAGCATGATGTTTTTGATGCAGAATATCTGACCAAAAAGACAAAAGAAGAAAGAGAATATGAGGATGTAAATAAAAGCCTCAGCAAATTAATACTAAATGAACATAACAACCAGATTTACCGTGAAAATATCCTTAAGAGTATGGACATTGGCAAATACGACGTTGTTGGGAATATGAGAAGAAGATTTGTAGAAAAACTAAAAGGCTTTGAATGA
- a CDS encoding lysophospholipid acyltransferase family protein yields MDTKEPHLFVPFKEVETWSLTAKKNYYENLRNICIKRKKHSTGSSKFVAFIAPLFRNFPIEIRGVENLIDANVLFLGNHSNSHDVFIIKEVFRKLKRKISPLVAYDGLNSLSRTFFFMSDGTFIDRADKKSIENGLIDFCSKILKGSDGFMFGESTWNLHPLLPMQKLKAGITLVSLITEKPIIPVIFEYVESAQICKKESSLYDKCIIQFGTPYYVTTDKNIFEQTYKLQIIMENMRRKLWDELGIRKASFENINKELYLNHLYLKKFKATGFKYNSELETQFLLNKENEYVINQNGEFVPGILQR; encoded by the coding sequence ATGGATACAAAAGAACCTCATTTATTCGTTCCATTTAAGGAAGTGGAAACGTGGTCTCTGACAGCTAAAAAAAATTACTATGAGAATCTTAGAAATATATGTATAAAAAGAAAAAAACATTCTACCGGTTCAAGTAAGTTTGTTGCTTTTATAGCACCATTATTTCGTAATTTTCCAATAGAAATAAGAGGAGTCGAGAACCTGATAGATGCAAATGTTTTGTTTTTGGGTAATCATTCAAATTCTCACGATGTTTTCATTATCAAAGAAGTTTTTCGAAAATTAAAGAGAAAGATTTCTCCTTTGGTAGCTTATGACGGATTAAATTCATTATCACGGACATTCTTTTTTATGAGTGACGGTACGTTTATCGACAGAGCGGACAAAAAGTCTATCGAAAACGGATTAATTGATTTTTGCAGCAAAATACTAAAAGGCAGCGATGGCTTTATGTTTGGAGAATCGACGTGGAACCTGCATCCTCTGTTGCCAATGCAAAAACTAAAAGCCGGCATTACTTTAGTCAGCTTAATTACAGAAAAACCAATTATCCCTGTAATATTTGAATATGTGGAGTCAGCACAAATTTGTAAAAAAGAAAGCAGTCTATATGATAAGTGTATTATACAATTCGGTACACCGTATTATGTGACTACTGATAAAAATATATTTGAGCAGACATATAAGCTGCAAATAATAATGGAAAATATGCGAAGAAAATTATGGGATGAACTGGGAATACGTAAAGCTTCCTTTGAAAATATTAATAAAGAACTGTATTTGAATCATTTATATTTAAAAAAGTTCAAGGCAACAGGTTTTAAATATAACAGTGAACTTGAAACCCAATTTTTACTTAACAAGGAGAACGAATATGTCATTAATCAAAACGGTGAATTCGTTCCGGGAATTTTGCAAAGATGA